The genomic DNA GGCACGATGATCGAAATCCCACGTGCGGCAATGACTGCAGGCGAAATTGCTGAAACGGCTGAATTCTTCAGCTTCGGTACAAACGACCTGACCCAGACCGGTCTCGGCATCAGCCGAGACGACTACAAGGGCTTCATCGGTTACTACACAGAGCATGACATCATGCCAGCCGACCCGTTCCAGACCATCGATCAGGTCGGTATCGGTCGCCTGATGAAGACCGCTGTGGCTGATGGTCGCGGAACACGCAAGGATCTGAAGATCGGCATCTGTGGTGAACACGGTGGCGATCCGAAGTCAGTCTACTTCTGCCATGAAATCGGTTTGAATTACGTCAGTTGTTCACCGCGACGAATTCCAATCGCTCGACTGGCAGCAGCACAGGCTGCAGTTGAAGCTGCTTCAACATAATGGCTTTGTTGCCATCAGACGACCAACACTGACTTTCAGTGAATCGACAGAAGCCCTGCATTGATCTCAATGCAGGGCTTCGTTCATTTAAGCACTTCCGACACTGGAATGCCTCTGACCCGGCGACTTGAATTTCCACCGAAAGAAGAGGAAGTTACCTCCGGCCGACAGATCACCCGGACAGGTTGACGCGCCCGGATGCTGTCACCGATGATTCCCTGTTCTACCATCCAGAATGGCAGGACGTTTCAGTACCGCGATTGTCCGCGTCACGTGAATTGCCTTCTCACTGTTTGTTCAACTGAAATGCGGAGTGTTCTGTATGTGGATGCGAATTCAGATTGCAGCTTTCCTTCTGTTCATTTCAGCGACCTGCTTCACGGTGCTGGCAGACGAACATCGTTTTCTGATCATTCACGCCGATGACGCTGGAATGTCACATTCCGTGAATATGGCGACGATTCAGGGACTCGAATCGGGCATTGTCACTTCTGCCAGCGTTATGGTTCCCTGTCCCTGGTTCTCTGAATTTGCTGAATACGCAAGAACACATCCTGAGTTCGACTATGGAATTCATTTGACTCTGAATTCCGAATGGAAGCACTATCGCTGGGGCCCCGTGACCCCGAAAGACAAGGTCCCGAGTCTTGTGGACAAAGACGGTTATCTCTGGGATAACGTCCCGCAGGTTGCGGCTAATGTTCGAGCGGAAGAGGTCGAAACCGAATTGCGGGCGCAGATTGATCGGGCAAGGTCATTTGGAGTCCCGATCAGTCATCTGGATACTCACATGGGCGCGCTGGTCAGCCGACCGGATTTGATTGAAGTTTACGTCCGCCTGGGCATTGAGTACGACCTGCCGGTGTTGTTCCTGCGAACGCTGGATGATGATACGGCCGGAAAGTACGAGAGCCTTCGGGAATCAAGCATATCCATGGTGAAGTTGCTGGATTCGAAGCAACTGCCCGTTCTGGACTCACTTGCTCAGTTCTACGACGGAGAGACGCATGAACAGAGGACGAACAGCTATTACAAAGCCATTCGCAACCTGAAGCCCGGCGTCAGCGAACTGATCATCCACTGTGGGTTCGACAATGAAGAACTTCGCGCGATCACGAACAGTTCAGAACGACGGGATGGTGATCGTCGAATCTTCACCTCCGAAACCACGCGTACGCTTTTAAAGGATCAGAACGTAACATTGCTCAACTGGAAACAGTTCCGCGAAAAAGTTCGCATTACGGCGAGCGACAAATAGATGAAACCCACCACAACCCTCAGTCATCCTTCGAACGACCGGCTGCTCTCCCTGGACCAGTTTCGTGGATACACGGTCGCCGGGATGTTCCTGGTGAATTTTCTGGGTGGTTTTAATGTCACGCCGGCAGTGCTGAAGCATCATCATAGTTACTGCAGCTACGCGGACACGATCATGCCTCAGTTTCTGTTCGCTGTCGGATTTGCTTTTCGGCTGACTCTTGAACGTCGTATCCAGCGAGAAGGCAAATACGCCGCTTATAAGAGGGTTATTCAGCGACTGGCCGGACTGGCGTTGTTGTCAGTGGTCATTTACGCGCCGAGCGGGATCGCCGGCAGCTGGGTTGAACTGGTAGAACTTGGTCCGGCAGCGGTTCTGGCCCGTGTCATGAAACGCGAATGGTTCCAAACGTTGATGCACATTGCCGCGACTTCGCTTTGGATCCTGCCAGTGATCCGGCTTTCGATTGGAAGCCGGATCGTATTCCTGTTGTTCTCAGCTGGCATTCATATCTGGCTATCCTGGAAATTCAACTTTGCCTGGTGCAATACATCGCCCAATGCGATTGATGGTGGTCCATTTGGTTTTCTCACGTGGTCGATTCCTGCGATCGCAGGAACAATCGCCTGCGATCTGATGACGTCGGTGAACCGCGCCCGGTCGCTCGTCGTAACGGGCCTCGGACTGATGCTGATGGGCTGGGCTCTCTCCTGTGGGACTCGCTTTTACGACGTCGTTCCTTCAGGTGATGGCCCCGGCATTCACGAAAAGATTGCAGAAGATCCGGTTGTACCAGGACCAGGAAGGACATGGCATGGCTTCTGTGAACTACCGTTTATTGAACCACCTGGATTTGAAGACAGGCAGTGGAATTACTGGATGATGAGCCAGAGAGCCGGCACTCTCACCTATTTGCTGTTCGGTGCGGGTTTTTCTCTGGTTGTCTTTGCCGTCTTCCACCAGGCGTGCGATGTCTATCGCCTTGAATTCATGCCTTTTCGAGTCCTTGGATCCAACGCTCTGGCGGGGTATGTGCTGCACTTGATGCTGATGAATGCGATGGATCCATTCATTCCGCGAGACTCGCCCTTCTGGTACGTAGCTTTGGCGCTGGGTTTGTTCTTTGCCATCATGTGGATCTTCATCGGTTATCTGGACCGCAATCGAATCCATATCAGGCTGTGACTGGTTACCAGTTGTCGATTCAGCCGCTTACATTTCTGAAAGGAATTCCTCGATGCAATTGAGCGCGAGAAAGCAATGCTTGTCGCCACTGATGTTTGTGCTGGCAACTTCGCTGACAAGCCTGATGCTTGCGGCAGACGCTCCCACACAGCCGAACATCATGATCATGCTGGTCGACGACATGGGAGTGATGGACACTTCGTTACCTTTTCTGACGGACCAGAACGGAAATGAAAAGCGGTACCCGCTTAACGACTTCTATCGCACGCCGAATATGGAGCGTCTGGCGAAGCGCGGTATTCGTTTCAATAATTTCTGTGCGATGAGTGTTTGTTCGCCAACTCGCGTTTCCATCATGACCGGCCAGAATGCTGCGCGACACCGCACAACCAACTGGATAAATCCTGACAACAACAACGGTGGACCTCAGGGACCTCCGGACTGGAACTGGCTGGGCCTGAATTCGGATTCCATCACGCTGCCACGCCTTCTGCAGGCTCAGGGCTATAGAACAATCCACGTTGGCAAAGGGCATTTTGCACCTCGGCATGCCGAGGCCGCCAATCCTCAGGCAATTGGGTTTGATGTCAATGTCGCTGGCGCTTCGTTCGGCGCTCCGGGAAGTTACTATGCAAGCGAAAACTTCGGTGGCAAAGGCAAGAGGACTCACCATGCGGTGCCGGGCCTTGAACAGTATCACGGGACAGACACGTTTCTTACAGAGGCATTGACCATCGAAGCAAAGAAAGAATTGACGGCTGCAGTTCGCGAGGAGCGACCATTCTTTCTTTACTTCGCTCAGTACGCCGTACACGCTCCGTTTAACAGTGATCCCCGATTCGCAGAGAACTATAAGAATTCAGGCAAGCCGGCAAACGCACAGGCATTTGCTACTCTGATCGAAGGAATGGACAAGTCACTGGGCGATATGCTTGACCACATTGATGAACTGGGCGTTGCCGACAACACACTCGTCATCTTTCTCGGCGACAACGGAAGCGATGCTCCGCTCGGACATCAACATGCTGTTGCCTGTGCGGCTCCACTGCGCGGAAAGAAGGGTTCTCACTACGAAGGTGGCACGCGCGTGCCTTTCATCGCAGCGTGGGCAGCACCGGACCCGAAGAGCCCGACGCAAGCCAGATTGCCCATTGCAGCAGGTGCATTGCAGCCACAGCAGGCCGCCGTTCAGGATCTGTTTCCAACAATCGCAGCGCTGACAGAAACAAGCGTGCCCGATGCCCATGTTGTT from Planctomycetaceae bacterium includes the following:
- a CDS encoding sulfatase → MQLSARKQCLSPLMFVLATSLTSLMLAADAPTQPNIMIMLVDDMGVMDTSLPFLTDQNGNEKRYPLNDFYRTPNMERLAKRGIRFNNFCAMSVCSPTRVSIMTGQNAARHRTTNWINPDNNNGGPQGPPDWNWLGLNSDSITLPRLLQAQGYRTIHVGKGHFAPRHAEAANPQAIGFDVNVAGASFGAPGSYYASENFGGKGKRTHHAVPGLEQYHGTDTFLTEALTIEAKKELTAAVREERPFFLYFAQYAVHAPFNSDPRFAENYKNSGKPANAQAFATLIEGMDKSLGDMLDHIDELGVADNTLVIFLGDNGSDAPLGHQHAVACAAPLRGKKGSHYEGGTRVPFIAAWAAPDPKSPTQARLPIAAGALQPQQAAVQDLFPTIAALTETSVPDAHVVDGYSLKTLLTANPDKERNEDFLMHYPHSPHRTDYFTVLRSGDWKVIYHYFPTEVSGGSHYQLFNLKSDPFEQNDLASSEPTVLKTMMTRLSKALEDHHAVYPVDKENRVALKPLVP
- a CDS encoding polysaccharide deacetylase family protein gives rise to the protein MWMRIQIAAFLLFISATCFTVLADEHRFLIIHADDAGMSHSVNMATIQGLESGIVTSASVMVPCPWFSEFAEYARTHPEFDYGIHLTLNSEWKHYRWGPVTPKDKVPSLVDKDGYLWDNVPQVAANVRAEEVETELRAQIDRARSFGVPISHLDTHMGALVSRPDLIEVYVRLGIEYDLPVLFLRTLDDDTAGKYESLRESSISMVKLLDSKQLPVLDSLAQFYDGETHEQRTNSYYKAIRNLKPGVSELIIHCGFDNEELRAITNSSERRDGDRRIFTSETTRTLLKDQNVTLLNWKQFREKVRITASDK